In Sander vitreus isolate 19-12246 chromosome 12, sanVit1, whole genome shotgun sequence, the following proteins share a genomic window:
- the LOC144527034 gene encoding polypyrimidine tract-binding protein 2-like, which yields MDGDVAVGVKRGSDELNMYSSSPNSLTANGSDSKKQRLEESPPSRVLHIRKLPNEVSETEVIALGLPFGKVTNILMLKGKNQAFLELGTEEAAITMVNYYTAVTPQVRNTPVFIQYSNHKELKTDSALNQRAQAVLQAVSAVQDGSSPSSDPGVLDLAPPPSPVLRIIIDNMFYPVTLDVLQQIFSKFGTVMKIITFTKNNQFQALLQFSDPVNAQQAKLSLDGQNIYNSCCTLRIDFSKLVNLNVKYNNDKSRDYTRPDLPTGDGETANKDHSLLGTPSGALASYSSGGGYSSSLSLSQGGGAISPLSAAAAAAAAAGRVALSGSGVSGVLLASNLNEEMVTPQSLFTLFGVYGDVQRVKILYNKKDSALIQLSDGNQAQLAMSHLNGQKVFGKVMRVTLSKHQTVALPREGLDDQLLTKDFSGSPLHRFKKPGSKNFQNIFPPSATLHLSNVRDGLGEDDLRLLFSNSGGTVKAFKFFQDRKMALIQMTSVEEAIQTLMDLHNYDMGGNHHLKVSFSKSTI from the exons ATGGACGG TGATGTTGCGGTTGGTGTGAAG AGAGGCTCAGATGAGCTCAACATGTACAGTAGCAGCCCCAACTCTTTGACCG CAAACGGCAGTGACAGTAAGAAACAGCGTTTGGAGGAATCCCCTCCCTCCAGAGTTCTCCACATCAGGAAACTTCCCAACGAAGTGTCCGAGACTGAAGTCATTGCTTTGGGGCTGCCCTTCGGAAAAGTCACCAATATACTAATGCTGAAGGGGAAAAACCAG GCGTTTCTGGAGTTGGGTACAGAAGAAGCAGCCATTACTATGGTGAACTACTACACAGCTGTTACGCCTCAG GTCAGAAACACTCCTGTCTTCATCCAGTACTCTAACCATAAGGAACTGAAAACAGACTCTGCTCTGAACCAG AGGGCCCAGGCAGTGTTGCAGGCCGTGTCAGCAGTTCAGGATGGAAGTTCTCCATCCTCTGACCCTGGAGTTTTGGACCTAGCTCCACCCCCCAGCCCTGTCCTGCGAATTATCATCGACAACATGTTTTATCCTGTGACACTGGATGTTCTACAACAG ATCTTCAGTAAGTTTGGGACAGTAATGAAGATTATAACCTTCACCAAGAACAACCAGTTTCAGGCTCTTCTGCAATTCAGCGATCCCGTCAATGCACAGCAAGCTAAACTG TCTTTGGATGGACAGAACATCTATAATTCATGCTGTACTCTGCGGATAGACTTCAGTAAACTCGTCAACCTCAACGTCAAATACAACAATGATAAGAGTCGAGATTACACCAGACCTGACCTTCCTACTGGAGACGGAGAGACAGCCAACAAGGATCATTCTTTATTGG GTACCCCATCTGGAGCACTAGCTTCCTACTCTAGTGGAGGAGGTTACtcatcttctctctccctctcgcagGGTGGAG GAGCCATCAGTCCTCTGAGcgctgcagcagcagcggcagcagctgcTGGTCGTGTTGCTCTGTCTGGGTCCGGAGTGTCAGGAGTCCTGTTGGCATCCAACCTAAATGAAGAG ATGGTCACGCCTCAAAGTCTCTTTACCCTCTTCG GAGTCTATGGTGATGTACAGAGGGTGAAGATCCTCTACAACAAAAAGGACAGTGCTCTGATACAGTTGTCCGATGGCAACCAGGCTCAACTGG CTATGAGCCACTTGAATGGTCAAAAGGTGTTTGGCAAAGTAATGAGAGTGACACTGTCTAAACATCAAACTGTGGCTTTGCCCAGAGAAGGATTGGATGACCAGCTACTAACTAAAG ATTTCTCTGGCTCACCACTCCATCGCTTTAAGAAGCCAGGATCCAAAAACTTTCAGAACATCTTTCCTCCCTCTGCAACACTTCACCTCTCCAATGTCCG GGATGGACTTGGAGAGGATGATCTACGACTTCTGTTCTCTAACAGTGGAGGAACTGTTAAGGCCTTCAAGTTCTTCCA GGACCGTAAGATGGCCTTGATCCAGATGACGTCAGTAGAGGAAGCGATCCAGACTCTGATGGACCTTCACAACTATGACATGGGAGGGAATCATCACCTGAAAGTTTCCTTTTCAAAGTCTACCATCTAA